In Setaria viridis chromosome 5, Setaria_viridis_v4.0, whole genome shotgun sequence, the genomic stretch AGTGCTTAGAACATATCGCTCCTTTACTTTCCTCCTGACGTTGCCTGGCCACATATTAGTGTGTGATAGAGATTTTAGTGTGATAGAGACGGAGAACAAAGAAGATTCATTCGACACCCCCCCGCGCTGCTGCTCCGGTCAAGCTACCACGCACATCGTCTACTCTACCTGTCCACCACTACATCCCACTACCGGCCGGCCACCAGCTGATCACCATGGGCATGCATTTCTGTGGTGCAAGCGTCGTCAGGAATAACTGCAGTACTGCTCGACTGCTCCTGATCGATTGCCAGAGCCTCCAGTTTCCAAGGGGAAACAGATGGAGAGGTGAGGCGGCTCGTGTGCCCATTTGGTTCACACAAATATCATTGATTAGCACAAGAAAGATACCAATCTTGCAACGGCAGAACTTGTACCATCAACAACTGTAAATTAACAATATGCCCGGCGGCTTCACTGAACCTAACACAGGTCGGCCCAACTGAACCGATCATAATCTCAACATTTGTATACGTGCATGTGAACCTACTTATTGACTACTCTTTGCCCTATTGGTCGACTTTCGGTGGCGTCTAGTCACTCTATCTTAAGATTGCTCTATAGTACTACTGTATCAAGAGGCATCTCGCGTTTGTCCCAGCACTTTACAAAGTGTGgacataaaaaaagaagaatgtgTGTGCAGCCTGCTGATCGACCGTTTGTCAAAAGATGAGGGCGTGAAACTACATCATCCTAGGCCGGTTTGTAGGATAACGCAAGGGTAACAAGACAGCCGCAAATTCCTTCCTCTGTGTTGAAGGGATTCGAGGACCAGGGGAGGTCGTGAAAGATGTTCCATCACGACGGCGGCGTGTTCACAACCATGCTTCTAGTTTTCCATTCAGAAAAAGGAAGGGTAACAAGACAGAATGTGGAGTTTGTTCTGCTCATGATGCTTGCTGATTGGAAGAGGAATGTCTCATCTAATCATCATCCACCCATCACCTCATGTTGGCACGCCGAAAAGAAAAATTCGAAAGGTCGcacacttcttcttcttcctgctctctctctctctctctgtaatAAGGAACTTGTGAAAATTAATTGGCGGGATCCTACATTCCAATTTTCGGCCCACCCAATAACCCAATAGAAGAGATGGGCTGTGGGCTTGCGTCCGAAAAAtagctgttgacgccagatttcgtcactagtagaatcggcgccaagaagagaggaaatCGGAGaggcacagttgggaatcggccaaaaggtgctacagtgtgagatcggccggtgactcctgtctcgcttcgggtcgaatataccagagtcccaatcggtagccttttgccgatgaggaatcggccgattaggaggatgggttgattgggcctgtatgggcttagaaaggaatagaaggatgaggtggaaatcagcccacgaagcgtggagtaaccaacctagcacgaatcgtgcttgtagatatttgttttcggtttgaattagggatagagttctagtcggttaaagaattatctgtacggggctataaatagctacctttgtgaATCTGTAAGGAtgaaccaatcaatacaacaaactactttttcctcgtacttactttcaagcaggcgacttcgccattattttcttctttttcacgagttcgtgcgggttggcagggctgcatcagcttgatctccggccgattctgtaagttccgcttatcgagtaatatctaagctttaacgtcgggcgtatcgctgtcgtttcgtttagatttattcactagttatcgatatttactagaatcataggtttttacctgtctTCCTAgtcttatcaccagttatccagctaggaatcggtaatttCGGCTTCATTACTTTCTGCTGTTAAGATTcgtctattgccgattagatctattcttagtgttgttatcatagctttgtatcgattactctagcAATTCTTTGTCAACAAGGCTGcagagatcaggctgtcttatagccgatttcattactacagtaaatcggccgattcgctgataaactctctcgagatcggaaacttagccgatcgagatttctggacctgacacgtattcttccttgccaatcaacaagtcagattggctggcacgccgcgcgaactgcaccagggcattcacccgaacaggagctaagcagattctcccgggtcgtgtgtcggtcgctgggattcggttgaccgatttctagcgccaacaatagCCCATTGGACTACCACAGGACCAACCTGTAGTGGAGCCCACTCAGCCGAGCAGGCTGATGACATCAATCAGTCCAGCCGTAGCCCATTTTGTAATTTGATGAGAATATGAGCCTGCATGGAGTACGGCCCACAAGTTGCTCTGGGGGAGTTGTTTAATTGAACCTTCAACAAATATTGAGAACAGGTGCATATATATATTTGATAATTTACAATATATAGTCGATTTTAAATAAAAGTAGATTAAGAAATCACTTTACACCAATGTCCATTGTAAACTAACCGGGGAACTAGTGACATGGCCATTTAGAAATTTTAGTAGGCTGCAAGTTCTTGCTTAAAATAGAGATGCACTTGAGGATTAAGAGCTCCATTATATCAGTCTCAAATCTTTTCGATGGTCAATGATCAATTCCCTGCAATTTAAGTGTAATTTGCATTCATTTTATTGATCATATCAAAAAGTTCAATCACAAATATGTAGCAGATAATGAAAAACGCATCTACATTTTAGCAATACCAACTTGTCAGATGAGCAGTACCAACAGGGTAACAGCAACTCGCCGCCTGTCCCTACTGCTGCAGGCGGCTGGCCGTCTCCTACTCTCCTCTACTGCTCACCGCTGGTTGTGCCTACGGCGCGGCTGTGCTCGCCGCTCACGACCGCTTCGCCGACTGGAGAAAGGGGTGATCGGTGGGAAGACGATGGAGAACAACCTGCTGGTGTTCGATCTGGAGAAAGGGGTGCTGATTGGACTTTCAGTTGACCAGCTGCTAGAGCTCTAACCTGAGTCGCCTTTGAGCCAGTAACAGAGTGTTGTACTTGTACTCTAGCAGCATAAGCTTTGTAGGCATCTCTATTGTTGCATGAACATTTTGCAGCAGTATCATTGTGGTCATCAGGCACGATGCACACCAAATTTCAGACCATCTCGCTTCATTTTCTCATTGCCTGTGCTGCACCACTATATCCGGAGTCGGATCCTCACTTGTTAGCTCCAGATAACTGATGCTGATCAAATGCACTATGAATTCAAGATAAAATGCATGAATTCATCAACGCAGTTAACAGATACAACCTAAAAGAAACTTTTTGTAATGCAAGTTCATGCAGGCCAGGATGAAAGCACAGCCGAAATGAAACTGTATCTTATGTTTTACACAGGCAAGAACATTTCGACGACACTTTCAGCttatgtggtggtggtgccatgTCGGACCAACGTGGACGTCCGTGGCGCCACTCCCGGTGTCAGGCGGTGCCATGCTGAGTACAGTGACGCCGTGCACAACGTCACGGTCATGCGGCCCCACGTGTTCCTCCCGTTCCCCTCGGTAGTTCGACGAGGCCATGAACAGGTTCTCCTTGCGCTCTGCAAAACATGGCGTCATTATCCAAGTACAGTACCAAATACACTACCTGGCTGAGCTGATTAGTCATGCGTGAACTGAACTCACATGCAAGGGAAACATGACCGACGTGGCGGCGGTTGAGCCTTCGAGCTGTTCTACAACGGTTCTTGAAGTGGCCGGTCAGCTAAGACGCTGGAGAGAGCAACCTGATGGTGTCCCGTCTGATTAATTTCATGAATGGAAGGGCGTACTTGTTAGCTTCAGATGAAATGCTCAGGATCAAATAGATGAattcatcaccgaagttacattAATTGATACAGCCGGAAAAAAAACTCTTTACCAATTTCATGCAGGCAAGGATATAATTAAAGAGACTACGATCAAGAGAAAAATCTGGGTAAACCGTACCTACCTGATGCTTGACACAGGCAACGACGTTTGGACGAAGATACCGGCTCTCCTTGTATACATAATGCATATGGAATTTGGACAGCTAACCATCATTTCAAACAAAATACAATGAGCTGCTGAAAAGCTAACTATGATTTGAGAGGCCGGGTAGTATATGGCAGATCCTTGACAGGCCTCAAGGTAGCCTGCcaaaaattgaaaataaaaaatgactCGAGACTTTAGAAATTCATATTTAGTCGCGATCGACTAATTTGTCCGCACAACCGTTAGCCAAGTCacagaaattaaagaaaagcaTGCACCGTAAGTTATCTGGCAGAAAAGAAAACAGCATCGATAAGGAGGTTCTCACCATGCTAGATGAGGTGTGAAGCTTCTGTTACTCGAATTTGACTTCTGGAATATGAGCGATCTTGTGCTTGTCCTCTCCTTGGCACTTCTCTGACAGTGCTGGGCAGTTGATGATCCGCAGTTTCTTTAACTCAGTAACACGCTGTATGCTTTCTGGCAGTGAAGATAGCATTGGGCATGAGCGGATTTGAATTTCTCTCAAAGAAGTTAAATCTCCCTACCATTCTGGCAGTGTCTCCAAGTCATCACAGTCCTCAACCAAGAATACCCGGAGGGAGATGAAACATCGGATAACCTCTGGCAATGTTGTAAGACCCGTGAGGGAGCCAAGAGCAAGGTTCTCGATAGAACAGAGATACCGGGCCCTATGCCACGCTTCAGGAGAAGGGGATGTGCCCGCTATGAAAAGGTAATATGGAGAAGTGATAGATGAGAGGTTCCCAAACCCATGTTCCGGCAAAACGTGATCGCTGTTGTTTACCATCCAGGTCATGCTCCTTGGGGGATAAGGCAGGAATTTCAACTTTGGGCAATTAGAAGCAAACAGCAGATGTAAATTAGGGATTAAGAACTCTTCATCTTCATTAGACGTTCTCGTTGTCCACCACCCTTCCAAGTTGTCCATTCCCTCCATAAGAATCATTCTTAGCTTCCAGCAACTTCCGTAGTCCCCATAAAATTCCCTCCCGACACTTTTGAGAttgggcattgtatccaagaaCAATGCTCTTAAATTTGGCAGGCGCCCAAGTGGAGGGAGGTGGCTGCACCCTTTCAGCTTGGTAAGACCGATGGTGGTAAGATGAGGTAGGTAGGAAGGAAGGTCCAGCATCCACCTAGAGAAGTCTATGCTCATGTAACCATCAAGATGAAGGTGTTGGAGATTTCTAGGAGGCACAAGCTTCTCCAGCACCGATTTGTCAACCGATGCATCTGCATGCTCCACCATACTACTTTCACCATGTTCCCATGAAAGCGCCAGCCTCCTAAGATTTGAGTTGTTCAACAGTTTTGCCTGGTCTGCCCCTTCCAGATTCTTGACATTCTGAAGGCCTTTGATCTCCAGCTCAAGGCAGGGTGTCTTCTCGAGCTCTAAAATTTGACTCCATAGATCACCACGTCCATCAAGCTCACATGACCTTTTCAGGTTTAGTTGTTCCCTAAGTTTATCAACTTTAGAATGTATATATAATCCAAATATTGCTCGTTCGACATGTACAAGTGTAGACATGTTAAAAATGCTATCCGGCAAGCCATCAAGGAAAAAGCAGCCTTCCAGATCCAACCTCTGAAGTTGTAAAACACCAATAGAAGCAGGCAGATGTTTAAGTTTTACACAGAACGACAAATTTAGATGCTTTAACATCATGAGCTTGCATAGGGACTCGGGCAACATTTGAACCTTGGAACAGCTTGTCATGTTCAGATACTCAAGCTTAGAAAGTTGATCAATGCAATCTTGGACCTTTTCAAGATTATGGCAATCCGACAGCTCAAGATGTGTTAGATCATGAAGTTGACAACAAGATTCTGGTAGTGAGTGGAGTTTGTAGCAATCGGATAGGTTCAAAAACTGAAGCTTATGCAACTTGCCAAAGGATTCTGGAAGGGTAGGCAGTTCATGGCAGCTTGCCAAGTTTAAGAAGAGCAAAGCACTGAGGTTACCGAAAGAGGTGGGAAGTTCATGAAGGTTGACACATCCTGATAGGTCAAAGTATTGCAGCTTTTGGAGGCAACCAATGTTTGTGGGCAATGCCTTCAGagaagtgtttgaaagtatcAAGGTTTGCAAGTTTAGGAGACGGTTCAGGGATTTAGGAAAGTTTGGGATAGGAAGGTTGGAAGCATCAAGATACCGCAATAGCTTTAGTTTACAAACAGAACCTGGTAGCTCTGACACATGGCATCCACTCAAATCCAAAACTCTCAGATATAATGCGTGTGAGAATGCTTGCTTAGGAACATGCAGTTTATTGCATTCCCTGAAATGCATGGCCCTAACGTTTGGTGGCAAAGACTTAGAGGATGAAGACTCGTTACTATTCATCAATAGCTGATAGTGACAAATCAATTTGTCCCCCTTAGTAGTGCTGTTTGCCACACCATTTGTGCAAGATAATTCATCACCAGCAACATGCCTTGCGAGATCGTGTACCATATCATGCATACGAAGTCTAAGTGTGGGTTCAAAACTCCTTGAAGCTGGCACCTTGCAAAAGAAAATAGAGCATAGTTCATATCTTTTCAAGACAAACAATTGCAATTTCGTAATTACAAGTACACTTACTGTAGGAGTCAAATTTGTGAGGAAGGACATCCCCAAGAATTCATTAACATATTCCCTACCAATCTTCTGAAGTGGTTGTTCCCCATTAGTATCTTGAATAAACCCCAAAGCAATCCATTGCTGGATCAAACAATCATGATCTATATCATGGTTCTTAGGGAAGATAGAGCAATACATGAAACAAAGTTGAAGTTGTGGAGGCATGTGGTAATAGCTTAGCAGCAAGCCCTTCAGAATTCCTTTGTCATCATCCTTAATATCCAGTATGTCACTATTTTTAATTTCTAACCATTCTTCTCTGGTGCACTGCTTCTGCATCACATAACCAAGAGCCTTAGCAACCAGAGGTACTCCACTGCATCGCTGTGCAATATCCTTTCCAATGTCTACAAGGTCAGTAAGTTGACCATTTCCGAGATTACGAGGCTTCATAATAGACCAGCATTCATCAATTGACATACCCTCCAGTTTAATTGGGTCAACAATCTGAAAATATGAAGAATGTATGGTAGTGGTAGATACTAAACTAACAACCTTTTCACTACGGGTAGTGACTATTATATTGCTACCTTTCATTCCAGATTGCAACATGTTCATCAGATCCTCCAACTTAGACCTCTCTTCCTCCCATAAATCATCTAAGACTATAAGATAAATCTTGCCATGGAGTATGCGGTCAAGTTGAGATTTTAGGTACTGCAGATCAACATCATTAGCAGGGGTGCTACCCTCGACCTGAGATATAATAGCAGACACAATCTTATTTAGCTGAAAGTCCATCGAGACATGAACCCATGCTTTCACATCAAACATATTTGTTTCCTTGTCAGTGTAAACAGCCTTTGCTAATGTTGTCTTACCCATTCCACCAAGGCCAACAACAGGAATGATAAAGCTTTctttctctccatttttctgcAACACCTTAGTCAGTAtgtctttcttctctctttccCTTCCTATCACCTCAATTTCATCTCTGTCACCAATAAAGGTTTCTCTCCACTTCTTCTTACTATCTTGGCTTGTTGGGGTAGGCAATGTCAGAAAACGGAATTTCGTCTGTTCCTCAATAATCTTATCTAGCATCACCCGGATATTTCTCATCTTATCTGATATGGTGATGCGCACAACGAGTGGATTgattgatgagaagaaaaatttAGCCTGCAGTATTTTTGT encodes the following:
- the LOC117858080 gene encoding uncharacterized protein, yielding MLYVLHIGAFKYTKAKHKSAAMSGGPDMIASAVIQHVGSMLGDKAWERIKLLWNFENDAKEMKDKMFNLQVALNNAEKRSQESEDALARLWLKKYKSVAYDMEDTLDELGANAMIWRNSTCTAKFFFSSINPLVVRITISDKMRNIRVMLDKIIEEQTKFRFLTLPTPTSQDSKKKWRETFIGDRDEIEVIGREREKKDILTKVLQKNGEKESFIIPVVGLGGMGKTTLAKAVYTDKETNMFDVKAWVHVSMDFQLNKIVSAIISQVEGSTPANDVDLQYLKSQLDRILHGKIYLIVLDDLWEEERSKLEDLMNMLQSGMKGSNIIVTTRSEKVVSLVSTTTIHSSYFQIVDPIKLEGMSIDECWSIMKPRNLGNGQLTDLVDIGKDIAQRCSGVPLVAKALGYVMQKQCTREEWLEIKNSDILDIKDDDKGILKGLLLSYYHMPPQLQLCFMYCSIFPKNHDIDHDCLIQQWIALGFIQDTNGEQPLQKIGREYVNEFLGMSFLTNLTPTVPASRSFEPTLRLRMHDMVHDLARHVAGDELSCTNGVANSTTKGDKLICHYQLLMNSNESSSSKSLPPNVRAMHFRECNKLHVPKQAFSHALYLRVLDLSGCHVSELPGSVCKLKLLRYLDASNLPIPNFPKSLNRLLNLQTLILSNTSLKALPTNIGCLQKLQYFDLSGCVNLHELPTSFGNLSALLFLNLASCHELPTLPESFGKLHKLQFLNLSDCYKLHSLPESCCQLHDLTHLELSDCHNLEKVQDCIDQLSKLEYLNMTSCSKVQMLPESLCKLMMLKHLNLSFCVKLKHLPASIGVLQLQRLDLEGCFFLDGLPDSIFNMSTLVHVERAIFGLYIHSKVDKLREQLNLKRSCELDGRGDLWSQILELEKTPCLELEIKGLQNVKNLEGADQAKLLNNSNLRRLALSWEHGESSMVEHADASVDKSVLEKLVPPRNLQHLHLDGYMSIDFSRWMLDLPSYLPHLTTIGLTKLKGCSHLPPLGRLPNLRALFLDTMPNLKSVGREFYGDYGSCWKLRMILMEGMDNLEGWWTTRTSNEDEEFLIPNLHLLFASNCPKLKFLPYPPRSMTWMVNNSDHVLPEHGFGNLSSITSPYYLFIAGTSPSPEAWHRARYLCSIENLALGSLTGLTTLPEVIRCFISLRVFLVEDCDDLETLPEW